The Rhodamnia argentea isolate NSW1041297 chromosome 10, ASM2092103v1, whole genome shotgun sequence sequence tgctttatgcaaaacatgcaataATGGTATGTAGGTTTACGGTTGAAATTGTATTGTTTCTGATAGAGAAgcatttttcatatatctttttATAACATGTGATAATCAAACCTTCCGTGCAAAGTAattatgggttttttttttcttcatgatGCCAAAAACTCTAATGAATTTAGGAAACAAATGAGAAATAGCTAGAAAGATAAagaatagattttttttctttgttttgcctTTCATCGTTACCTGCGTGTCCAGCCATTCCAAGCACTTCTTTGAGTCAACTGCAGCCTCGTTTCCCCTCTGAGCCAGATCCAGATGGTCCTTATTGCACAAATAAACCGGTCCGATGCACCACACCCTTTTATGTCCTCTTACCTTCTTGTACTCTTCAGCATATGCCGGTTCGAGTTCCTCAAAGCTATTCACGATCACTCCATAAGAGGCCAACTCCGCTACCGTACACTTCTCAAAGAACTCTGCCAACCCTGGATGAGCCGGCACTGTCGGGAACTGCTGCTCCGTGAACTCGAGCCGATCTGGCAAGCCTGGGAGAACAAACTTCTCACAACAACTTTTAGTGATATTGGCTTCATCACTGCCATTCTTGAGACTTCTAAAGCAGTGCAAGCACAAGAGGCAAAGGCAACTCGTGCAGTAGAACACAACCCTCGGGACGTTGAACTTCCGAGCGACGTCGAGGGTGTAGCACACACACATGTCAGATATTATGCAGCTCGGCCTAGGGTTCAGATCATGGAAGAGCTGCTCGACTTGTGGTTGAAGCATTTCGATGGCATTGAACATCTTCAAAATCAAGTCCGGAGAAGGTAGCGTGTCGACGAGGTGGTGGCGATAGTCTTCGGGTATTCCCGCGGCTTGGTACAGCAACTCTAGTTCCACGAGGTGGATCTGGAGGCCGGCGCTTATGGAGCGATCGAGGACGGGTTTGGAACGAGCGGCGAATCCCGGGGTCATGATCAGGGTCACCACGAGTCCTTGTTGTGCCAACAAGCGCGCGACGTCAATCATCGGTATCACGTGGCCTTGAGCCATGAGGGGGAAGAGAAGGAAGTGTTGTCGGTGGCTTTGAGAGGCCATGGATTGAAGGATACAGAGGTGCGGGAATGGTGTATTAACTTCTGTAACTTGTATCAGATCTATTATTGAAGGATACTACCCATAAGTAAGAGATTGGAATGGTTTGTGGAAATTACAGTACTAGAAACGGTTTTGTTTGGATGCCACTTGTTCTACTAAAGACtcagataaaaaaaacaaaaccacatCCTAGTTTGTATTTTAAGGTATGACATCTGCTTGTAATTTAATGAAATGTGTGAAAGTAGCCTTTCACTTACTAAATAGGATGACTTATTTAACTCTATAAATAGGGGCGTTGGCCTTTAGACACCGGCCAGAACTCCATGGTTAAAGTCTGTGTCATCCCATGCAA is a genomic window containing:
- the LOC115735123 gene encoding UDP-glycosyltransferase 1-like — translated: MASQSHRQHFLLFPLMAQGHVIPMIDVARLLAQQGLVVTLIMTPGFAARSKPVLDRSISAGLQIHLVELELLYQAAGIPEDYRHHLVDTLPSPDLILKMFNAIEMLQPQVEQLFHDLNPRPSCIISDMCVCYTLDVARKFNVPRVVFYCTSCLCLLCLHCFRSLKNGSDEANITKSCCEKFVLPGLPDRLEFTEQQFPTVPAHPGLAEFFEKCTVAELASYGVIVNSFEELEPAYAEEYKKVRGHKRVWCIGPVYLCNKDHLDLAQRGNEAAVDSKKCLEWLDTQEPSSVVYACLGTLCNLTPPELKELALGLEGSKRPFVWVIRGSQLQELERWISDDKYDQRIEGRGFLVRGWAPQALILSHPSIGGFLTHGGWNSTLEGICAGVPLLTWPMFGDQFCNERLAVEVAMIGVGLGVEDPAGSGEGGAVARVRREDVKEGVEELMGDGNGGRERRGRVKELAEKAEKAMEVGGSSSRSLARLVREILQLQQHV